The proteins below are encoded in one region of Dioscorea cayenensis subsp. rotundata cultivar TDr96_F1 chromosome 18, TDr96_F1_v2_PseudoChromosome.rev07_lg8_w22 25.fasta, whole genome shotgun sequence:
- the LOC120282253 gene encoding LOW QUALITY PROTEIN: 1-phosphatidylinositol-3-phosphate 5-kinase FAB1B-like (The sequence of the model RefSeq protein was modified relative to this genomic sequence to represent the inferred CDS: inserted 4 bases in 2 codons; deleted 2 bases in 2 codons): MEPPDKRFSEFVDLVKSWMSRRSEPTNVSRDFWMPDHSCRVCYECDSQFTVFNRRHHCRLCGRVFCAKCTANSVPVPSDDPKNSREEWERIRVCNYCFKQWGQDVTLVDNGIQVSSPVLSPSISTTSLVSSKSSGTENSSIATAVSTSHSTAGFQRASYVFVPSPSHTVQIEPCSDKQAMTISGRNIDSVMDANHVGNPSSNQLSFCINRSDDEDEEYGACHFDSGSQHFPHFGGYYGPAEFDDVDQGYPMNNVCHAEENGDPTEIVSPICNNTEFHTSLGAGKVAEAEHVNSFDCDASSTIYRIEDTDADPVDYENTRQLWLPPEPEDEEDEKEAILYDDDEEDASGEWGYLRSSNSFGSGEFRSRDRSTEEHKKAMKNVVDGHFRALVAQLLQVENISVGDEEGKESWLEIITSLSWEAATILKPDTSKGGGMDPGGYVKIKCIACGHRSESMVVKGVVCKKNIAHRRMASKMIKPRFLILGGALEYHRITNQLSSFDTLLQQEMDHLKMAVAKIESHHPNVLLVEKSVSRFAQDYLLDRNISLVLNIKRPLLERIARCTGAQIIPSIDHLSTPKLGHCDYFHVEKFVEEHGSAGQKGKKLLKTLMFFEGCPKPLGCTILLKGSNGDELKKVKHVVQYGVFAAYHLALETSFLADEGASLPELPLKSPITVALPDKPSSVDRSISTIPGFTTSASKSVGSDIERSKTSSNEKMEAMFSCLTGIVGSKCSQPHSTIITPCSNMNDFAQSNNEECGXLSLKLGHVYLHNYPSRLLSNSASVSLSSHATSEESKIGSVEHIEAETFGKDDGANTNIPTGPFKHIDGLKTFEVGDHTYFDDKHMIEKQLDSSVIGSSHQDSDKRDEHALLKEEFPPSPSDHQSILVFRSARCVWKGTVCERPHLFRIKYYGSFDKPLGRFLRDHLFDQNFRCRSCEMPSEAHVLCYTHRQGSLTISVRKLSEVHLPGERDGKIWMWHRCLRCPRVDGLPPATQRVVMSDAAWGLSFGKFLELSFSNHAAASRVASCGHSLHRDCLRFYGFGKMVACFRYASINVHSVYLPPPKLDFSCQHQERIQNEVDEVADKAELLFSEVLNAICIIVEKKLDTVPINGGHMKAVESRRHILDLEIMLQKEKTEFEESFQKLIKREGDKGQPVVDTLELNKLRRQLLFQAYLWDQRLILVSGSQSRLHEVLSSFLTRNKNSIEKFGDLNLSPKPLGTSTSLDAAMPDSRTINFLKERIDVDQQGSLIDPSNQPSLGQDHQNGKHSKTYLPTSASSNDKLDSPESGLRIHRIASDGQFSTVNNLSDTFDAKWTGENNNVISEAGIPKXSSILLDTVSSSDDFDARNGTDVDQPFSALWPLRYGDIIEDFSNVIKMSFLNFYHIINKNSVSSPKFDVLSEHNPVYISSFRELARQGGARLFLPIGVNDIVIPIYDDEPTSVISYALVSSEYHAQVTGEWDRVKDAGDSALSLPIFDSLDELSAESFKTISSADDSLMSMSGSRNSLVSDPLAYTKGMHVRVSFTDEGPAGKVKYSVTCYYAKYFAALRRICCPSELDFIRSLSRCKKWGAQGGKSNVFFAKSLDDRFIIKQVTKTELESFIKFAPEYFKYLTESIATGSPTCLAKILGIYQVTIKQLKGGKETKMDVLVMENLLFGRNVTRLYDLKGSSRSRYNPDSSGSNKVLLDQNLIEAMPTSPIFVGNKAKRLLERAVWNDTSFLASIDVMDYSLLVGVDEEKHELVLGIIDFVRQYTWDKHLETWVKSSGILGGQKNVSPTVISPKQYKKRFRKAMSTYFLMVPDQWSPSAIIPSRSQSELYEDNQQAALES, translated from the exons ATGGAACCACCTGATAAGAGGTTCTCTGAGTTTGTAGACCTAGTGAAGTCATGGATGTCGCGGAGGTCGGAGCCAACAAATGTTTCAAGGGATTTTTGGATGCCGGACCATAGTTGTAGGGTATGCTATGAATGTGATTCGCAATTTACAGTTTTCAACCGTAGACACCATTGTCGTCTCTGTGGGCGGGTTTTCTGTGCAAAGTGTACTGCAAATTCTGTGCCTGTCCCATCTGATGATCCGAAGAATTCCAGAGAAGAGTGGGAGAGGATTCGTGTATGCAACTATTGCTTCAAGCAATGGGGGCAGGATGTAACATTGGTGGATAATGGAATTCAAGTGTCAAGTCCGGTCCTTAGTCCTTCCATTTCAACAACAAGCTTGGTCAGCTCCAAATCTAGTGGCACTGAAAACAGTAGTATTGCCACTGCAGTATCTACTTCACACTCAACTGCGGGCTTTCAACGAGCCTCATATGTTTTTGTTCCCAGTCCCAGTCATACTGTTCAAATTGAACCATGCTCTGACAAGCAAGCTATGACAATATCAGGGAGGAACATTGACTCTGTTATGGATGCAAACCATGTTGGGAATCCTTCCTCTAATCAGTTGAGCTTCTGCATTAACAG aagtgatgatgaggatgaagagtATGGCGCCTGCCACTTTGACTCAGGGTCGCAACATTTCCCACATTTTGGTGGCTATTATGGTCCTGCTGAGTTTGATGATGTTGATCAAGGTTATCCAATGAATAATGTTTGTCATGCTGAGGAAAATGGTGATCCTACGGAAATTGTTTCTCCCATTTGCAATAACACAGAATTTCATACCTCATTAGGTGCTGGTAAAGTGGCAGAAGCAGAGCATGTTAACAGTTTTGATTGTGATGCTTCATCTACCATCTACAGAATCGAAGATACAGATGCGGACCCTGTGGACTATGAGAACACCAGACAGCTCTGGCTCCCTCCTGAGCCtgaggatgaagaagatgagaaagaaGCTATTctctatgatgatgatgaagaggatGCTTCTGGAGAATGGGGATATTTACGGTCATCCAACAGCTTTGGTAGTGGTGAATTTCGTAGTAGAGATCGGTCAACCGAAGAGCACAAGAAAGCCATGAAGAATGTTGTTGATGGACATTTTAGAGCTTTGGTAGCTCAACTTCTTCAAGTTGAAAATATATCTGTGGGTGACGAAGAGGGAAAAGAGAGTTGGTTGGAAATAATTACATCTTTGTCTTGGGAAGCAGCAACTATTCTGAAGCCTGACACTAGCAAGGGAGGAGGAATGGATCCTGGTGGTTATGTGAAGATTAAATGCATTGCTTGTGGGCATAGGAGTGAAAG CATGGTGGTCAAAGGAGTTGTTTGCAAGAAGAACATTGCCCATCGACGTATGGCATCAAAGATGATAAAACCTCGTTTCTTAATTCTTGGAGGTGCACTTGAATATCATCGAATCACAAATCAACTTTCAAGCTTTGATACTTTGTTGCAACAG GAAATGGATCACTTGAAGATGGCAGTTGCCAAGATAGAGTCTCACCACCCAAATGTTCTGTTGGTTGAGAAATCAGTGTCCCGTTTTGCACAGGATTATCTTCTTGATAGAAACATCTCACTTGTTCTCAACATTAAAAGGCCGCTCTTAGAACGAATAGCCCGTTGCACTGGTGCTCAGATAATACCTTCAATTGATCATTTATCAACTCCAAAACTGGGTCACTGTGATTATTTTCATGTGGAAAAGTTTGTTGAGGAACATGGAAGTGCTGGTCAGAAAGGGAAGAAATTGCTCAAGACATTGATGTTTTTTGAAGGTTGCCCAAAGCCATTGGGTTGTACT ATTTTGCTCAAAGGTTCAAATGGTGATGAGCTGAAGAAGGTCAAGCATGTTGTTCAATATGGAGTATTTGCAGCCTATCATTTGGCTTTGGAAACATCTTTTCTTGCTGATGAAGGTGCCTCTCTGCCTGAACTTCCCTTGAAATCACCAATTACTGTTGCATTGCCGGATAAACCATCCAGCGTTGACAGATCTATTTCTACTATACCTGGTTTCACAACTTCTGCTTCCAAGTCTGTTGGCAGTGATATTGAAAGATCCAAAACCTCATCCAATGAAAAGATGGAAGCAATGTTTTCATGTTTAACTGGAATTGTTGGTTCCAAATGTTCCCAACCTCACTCAACGATCATTACTCCATGCAGTAACATGAATGATTTTGCGCAATCTAATAATGAGGAATGTGG GTTGAGCCTAAAATTAGGTCATGTTTATCTTCACaattatccctctagattgttGTCCAACTCTGCTTCAGTATCCTTGTCCTCTCATGCTACAAGTGAGGAGAGTAAAATTGGCTCTGTAGAACATATTGAGGCTGAGACTTTTGGAAAGGATGATGGAGCTAATACAAATATCCCTACTGGCCCATTCAAACATATTGATGGTTTGAAGACCTTTGAAGTAGGCGACCACACCTATTTTGATGACAAACACATGATAGAAAAGCAGCTTGATTCCTCTGTTATTGGATCTTCACATCAAGATAGTGACAAGAGAGATGAGCATGCATTATTGAAAGAAGAATTCCCTCCTTCACCTTCTGATCACCAAAGCATCTTGGTCTTCCGGTCGGCCAGGTGCGTCTGGAAAGGGACTGTTTGTGAGCGTCCACATCTTTTCCGAATC AAATATTATGGCAGCTTTGACAAGCCTTTGGGAAGATTCCTACGAGATCATCTATTTGATCAA AATTTTCGTTGCCGTTCCTGTGAGATGCCATCGGAAGCCCATGTTCTTTGTTATACTCATCGTCAAGGTAGTCTGACAATTTCCGTCAGAAAGCTATCAGAAGTTCATTTGCCAGGAGAACGGGATGGAAAGATCTGGATGTGGCATAGGTGCCTTAGGTGTCCTCGGGTTGATGGATTACCACCAGCAACTCAAAGGGTTGTCATGTCTGATGCAGCTTGGGGTCTAtcttttggtaaatttttggaGCTTAGCTTTTCAAATCATGCTGCTGCAAGTAGGGTAGCTAGTTGTGGTCACTCTCTTCATAGGGACTGCCTCCGGTTCTATGG GTTTGGGAAAATGGTTGCTTGCTTCAGGTATGCATCAATAAATGTTCACTCTGTTTACCTCCCACCTCCCAAACTTGATTTCAGTTGCCAGCACCAGGAGCGTATACAAAATGAAGTAGATGAG GTAGCTGACAAAGCAGAACTTCTATTCAGTGAGGTATTGAATGCAATTTGCATAATCGTGGAGAAGAAGCTAGACACTGTGCCCATCAATGGTGGTCATATGAAAGCAGTGGAGTCGAGGCGTCACATTTTGGACCTTGAAATAATGCTGCAAAAAGAGAAAACAGAATTCGAG GAATCCTTCCAGAAGTTAATTAAGAGAGAGGGAGATAAGGGACAACCCGTGGTTGATACTCTTGAGCTCAACAAGTTGCGCAGGCAATTGCTTTTCCAGGCATATTTATGGGATCAGAGATTAATTTTGGTCTCAGGTTCCCAGAGTAGACTTCATGAAGTACTAAGTAGTTTCCTGACAAGAAATAAGAACTCCATTGAGAAGTTTGGGGATCTAAATTTATCCCCTAAGCCGCTTGGGACCTCCACCAGTTTAGATGCGGCTATGCCAGATTCAAGAACCATTAATTTCCTTAAAGAGAGAATTGATGTTGATCAGCAAGGTAGTCTTATTGATCCTTCCAACCAACCTAGTCTAGGACAAGATCATCAGAATGGAAAGCATAGCAAAACTTATCTTCCTACTAGTGCTAGTTCGAATGATAAATTGGACTCTCCAGAATCTGGCCTTAGGATTCATAGGATTGCTTCAGATGGGCAGTTCTCAACTGTGAACAATCTATCAGACACCTTCGATGCGAAATGGACAGGTGAAAACAACAATGTTATTTCTGAGGCAGGCATTCCGAA ATCATCGATTTTGTTGGATACTGTGTCATCCTCAGATGATTTTGATGCAAGAAATGGAACTGACGTTGACCAACCATTTTCTGCATTATGGCCTCTAAGATATGGTGACATCATAGAAGATTTCTCTAACGTGATCAAAATGTCATTTCTAAATTTCTACCAtattatcaacaagaactcaGTTAGTTCACCAAAATTTGATGTACTCAGTGAGCACAATCCAGTTTATATCTCTTCCTTCCGGGAGCTAGCACGGCAGGGTGGAGCAAGGTTGTTTCTTCCTATAGGGGTTAATGACATAGTTATCCCGATATATGATGACGAACCAACCAGTGTAATTTCTTATGCACTTGTTTCGTCAGAGTATCATGCTCAGGTGACAGGCGAGTGGGATAGAGTAAAAGATGCCGGAGATTCGGCCCTTTCATTGCCTATTTTTGATTCACTTGATGAATTAAGCGCTGAATCCTTTAAAACTATTAGTTCAGCTGATGATAGCCTTATGTCCATGTCTGGGAGTAGAAATTCTCTTGTTTCAGATCCACTGGCATATACAAAGGGTATGCATGTCAGAGTTTCTTTTACCGATGAAGGCCCTGCT GGGAAAGTAAAATATAGTGTGACTTGTTATTATGCCAAATATTTTGCGGCTTTGAGAAGAATTTGCTGCCCTTCTGAACTTGACTTTATAAGGTCCCTCAGCCGCTGTAAGAAATGGGGAGCACAGGGCGGCAAAAGCAATGTCTTCTTCGCAAAATCTTTAGACGATCGATTCATCATAAAACAGGTTACAAAGACAGAGCTGGAATCATTTATCAAGTTTGCTCCCGAGTACTTTAAGTATCTCACGGAATCCATTGCCACCGGGAGCCCCACATGCTTGGCTAAAATTCTTGGGATTTATCAG GTTACGATAAAACAGCTGAAAGGCGGAAAAGAGACGAAGATGGATGTGCTGGTTATGGAAAATCTTCTATTTGGACGTAATGTGACGCGGCTGTATGACCTCAAGGGATCTTCAAGATCACGCTACAATCCTGATTCAAGTGGCAGCAACAAAGTCCTTCTCGATCAAAACTTGATCGAGGCGATGCCAACTTCTCCTATTTTTGTTGGCAATAAAGCAAAAAGGCTACTGGAGAGAGCCGTCTGGAATGATACTTCTTTTTTAGCG TCTATAGATGTTATGGATTATTCTCTACTGGTCGGGGTGGACGAGGAAAAACATGAACTGGTACTTGGAATCATCGACTTCGTGAGGCAATACACATGGGACAAACATTTGGAGACATGGGTGAAATCTTCGGGCATTTTGGGTGGACAAAAGAATGTCTCACCGACCGTGATCTCGCCGAAGCAGTACAAGAAGCGATTCCGGAAAGCCATGTCGACATACTTCCTCATGGTACCAGATCAATGGTCACCTTCTGCTATCATTCCCAGTAGATCACAGTCTGAACTCTATGAAGATAACCAACAAGCTGCCTTGGAATCATAG
- the LOC120282390 gene encoding FCS-Like Zinc finger 5-like isoform X3 — MLSRTKSIFHLEEEEEQQQEQGDDQAIREVQEGLVGLRILIQHQGRKVPKNIVIKPTKFSTDLGFLKACFFCKKELSLQKDVYMYNVECRYKQMVVDEKIEFEEATKERLKMAKSHHHHHHHHNHHHHHHHHVHHGIAKMRESADGRRRRRVLASAAC; from the exons ATGCTCTCAAGAACTAAGAGCATCTTCCAtttagaggaagaagaagaacaacaacaagaacaaggtGATGATCAAGCCATTAGAGAAGTGCAAGAAGGCCTTGTTGGTCTTCGTATTCTTATACAACATCAAGGCCGGAAAGTACCGAAAAACATCGTCATCAAACCGACAAAGTTCTCAACTGATTTAGGCTTCCTCAAGGCTTGCTTCTTTTGCAAAAAAGAGTTGAGTCTCCAAAAGGATGTCTACATGTATAA TGTTGAGTGTAGGTATAAACAGATGGTAGTTGATGAGAAGATAGAGTTTGAAGAAGCTACAAAGGAAAGGTTGAAGATGGCTAAaagccatcatcatcatcatcatcatcataaccatcatcatcatcatcatcatcatgttcATCATGGTATTGCTAAGATGAGAGAATCTGCAGATGgtaggaggagaagaagagttTTAGCCAGTGCTGCTTGTTAG
- the LOC120282390 gene encoding protein odd-skipped-like isoform X4 — MLSRTKSIFHLEEEEEQQQEQGDDQAIREVQEGLVGLRILIQHQGRKVPKNIVIKPTKFSTDLGFLKACFFCKKELSLQKDVYIVECRYKQMVVDEKIEFEEATKERLKMAKSHHHHHHHHNHHHHHHHHVHHGIAKMRESADGRRRRRVLASAAC; from the exons ATGCTCTCAAGAACTAAGAGCATCTTCCAtttagaggaagaagaagaacaacaacaagaacaaggtGATGATCAAGCCATTAGAGAAGTGCAAGAAGGCCTTGTTGGTCTTCGTATTCTTATACAACATCAAGGCCGGAAAGTACCGAAAAACATCGTCATCAAACCGACAAAGTTCTCAACTGATTTAGGCTTCCTCAAGGCTTGCTTCTTTTGCAAAAAAGAGTTGAGTCTCCAAAAGGATGTCTACAT TGTTGAGTGTAGGTATAAACAGATGGTAGTTGATGAGAAGATAGAGTTTGAAGAAGCTACAAAGGAAAGGTTGAAGATGGCTAAaagccatcatcatcatcatcatcatcataaccatcatcatcatcatcatcatcatgttcATCATGGTATTGCTAAGATGAGAGAATCTGCAGATGgtaggaggagaagaagagttTTAGCCAGTGCTGCTTGTTAG
- the LOC120282390 gene encoding FCS-Like Zinc finger 5-like isoform X2: MLSRTKSIFHLEEEEEQQQEQGDDQAIREVQEGLVGLRILIQHQGRKVPKNIVIKPTKFSTDLGFLKACFFCKKELSLQKDVYIGDQGFCSVECRYKQMVVDEKIEFEEATKERLKMAKSHHHHHHHHNHHHHHHHHVHHGIAKMRESADGRRRRRVLASAAC; the protein is encoded by the exons ATGCTCTCAAGAACTAAGAGCATCTTCCAtttagaggaagaagaagaacaacaacaagaacaaggtGATGATCAAGCCATTAGAGAAGTGCAAGAAGGCCTTGTTGGTCTTCGTATTCTTATACAACATCAAGGCCGGAAAGTACCGAAAAACATCGTCATCAAACCGACAAAGTTCTCAACTGATTTAGGCTTCCTCAAGGCTTGCTTCTTTTGCAAAAAAGAGTTGAGTCTCCAAAAGGATGTCTACAT AGGTGACCAGGGATTTTGTAGTGTTGAGTGTAGGTATAAACAGATGGTAGTTGATGAGAAGATAGAGTTTGAAGAAGCTACAAAGGAAAGGTTGAAGATGGCTAAaagccatcatcatcatcatcatcatcataaccatcatcatcatcatcatcatcatgttcATCATGGTATTGCTAAGATGAGAGAATCTGCAGATGgtaggaggagaagaagagttTTAGCCAGTGCTGCTTGTTAG
- the LOC120282390 gene encoding FCS-Like Zinc finger 5-like isoform X1 yields the protein MLSRTKSIFHLEEEEEQQQEQGDDQAIREVQEGLVGLRILIQHQGRKVPKNIVIKPTKFSTDLGFLKACFFCKKELSLQKDVYMYKGDQGFCSVECRYKQMVVDEKIEFEEATKERLKMAKSHHHHHHHHNHHHHHHHHVHHGIAKMRESADGRRRRRVLASAAC from the exons ATGCTCTCAAGAACTAAGAGCATCTTCCAtttagaggaagaagaagaacaacaacaagaacaaggtGATGATCAAGCCATTAGAGAAGTGCAAGAAGGCCTTGTTGGTCTTCGTATTCTTATACAACATCAAGGCCGGAAAGTACCGAAAAACATCGTCATCAAACCGACAAAGTTCTCAACTGATTTAGGCTTCCTCAAGGCTTGCTTCTTTTGCAAAAAAGAGTTGAGTCTCCAAAAGGATGTCTACATGTATAA AGGTGACCAGGGATTTTGTAGTGTTGAGTGTAGGTATAAACAGATGGTAGTTGATGAGAAGATAGAGTTTGAAGAAGCTACAAAGGAAAGGTTGAAGATGGCTAAaagccatcatcatcatcatcatcatcataaccatcatcatcatcatcatcatcatgttcATCATGGTATTGCTAAGATGAGAGAATCTGCAGATGgtaggaggagaagaagagttTTAGCCAGTGCTGCTTGTTAG